The Bradysia coprophila strain Holo2 unplaced genomic scaffold, BU_Bcop_v1 contig_70, whole genome shotgun sequence genome contains a region encoding:
- the LOC119083662 gene encoding transcription termination factor, mitochondrial-like isoform X1, whose amino-acid sequence MVLLRTVNIFRNYFRTNVQRSVRYSLIAPESTAYLTNSGVSKYAIDGNPFLLDLKLDTLHCKMAILKQMRPRHIDDFVPLLKIEETILRDVARKAAEEYDMVPEQHRIYYFSKELQIVPSTVSKFCARYEKIFFTEFAGVEKKLKILLDYNVDGMQILQSLYVFECANNVLFSRLDQLSKVSYDYKPWYFKLTDAEFRKAIDVENGKAQATELSHKLRHSNLEKSAILTEINGMLSCDDEISTRIYYDFLHRFDQLPPAERIFQLLTNNGVGLQCIQSNPVVLTLPYAQIDDNIKLIKEMRPLSIDDFLPLVAIKTTKLRTFASEVNKREIELHPIYLFSKKLNITPAIVSKHFAEHSKLFYYRDFVGFVTKLDILVAYTVDPMSILRAPNTFGASAVTIENRLKRCKAHGIETVLSWMLCDRNRTEISVAKRVDEKTVLGECADTVDYIAKRLNWDAAAKRKALKTYPPLVKCSVTKVKNHLDYLLNETHFTIDDINSTMAVFRTKLDELKLRMGELAAIGLVPRKLYSICLDKRSYLDMVWRFCERKNRPAAFELYKSIEKRVKKLQDD is encoded by the exons ATGGTGCTACTTCgaactgtaaatattttccgtaATTATTTTAGAACAAATGTCCAACGATCGGTGCGGTATTCGTTGATAGCGCCTGAATCAACTGCATATCTAACCAATAGTGGAGTGTCCAAGTATGCAATTGACGGCAATCCGTTCCTATTGGACTTGAAACTAG ATACACTGCACTGTAAAATGgcaattttgaaacaaatgcGGCCGAGGCACATAGACGACTTTGTGCCATTGCTGAAAATTGAAGAGACGATTTTGAGAGATGTTGCGAGAAAAGCTGCCGAGGAGTATGACATGGTGCCAGAGCAacatcggatctattacttcagcAAAGAATTGCAG ATTGTGCCATCAACGGTCTCAAAGTTCTGTGCCAGAtacgaaaagatttttttcaccGAATTCGCTGGCGttgaaaaaaaactgaaaattttgctGGACTACAATGTTGATGGGATGCAGATCCTGCAGTCATTGTACGTTTTTGAATGTGCCAACAATGTATTGTTTTCCCGGTTGGATCAACTGTCGAAAGTGTCGTACGACTACAAACCGTGGTACTTCAAATTGACTGACGCTGAATTTCGCAA AGCCATAGATGTCGAAAACGGGAAAGCTCAAGCAACGGAATTATCGCATAAATTGAGACATAGCAATCTGGAAAAATCGGCCATTCTGACCGAAATAAACGGAATGTTGTCCTGCGACGACGAAATATCGACACGGATCTATTACGATTTTCTTCACCGCTTCGATCAACTGCCGCCAGCGGAACGCATTTTCCAACTTCTCACCAACAATGGAGTCGGACTGCAGTGCATACAAAGCAATCCAGTCGTGTTAACATTGCCGTACG CTCAGATCGACGACAACATCAAATTGATCAAAGAAATGCGACCGCTTTCCATTGACGACTTTCTGCCTCTGGTGGCGATTAAAACGACGAAACTGCGGACCTTTGCCAGTGAAGTGAACAAAAGAGAAATCGAGTTGCATCCCATCTATTTGTTCAGCAAGAAGTTGAAC ATTACGCCTGCTATCGTCTCCAAGCACTTTGCCGAACACTCGAAACTCTTCTACTACCGAGACTTTGTCGGATTCGTAACGAAACTGGATATACTGGTAGCTTACACCGTTGATCCGATGAGCATCTTACGAGCGCCAAACACATTTGGTGCGTCGGCCGTCACAATAGAAAATAGATTGAAGCGATGTAAGGCGCATGGAATCGAAACTGTATTGTCCTGGATGCTTTGCGATAGGAACAGAAcggaaat ATCCGTTGCGAAAAGAGTCGACGAGAAGACGGTACTCGGTGAATGTGCTGATACCGTTGATTACATTGCCAAACGGTTGAACTGGGACGCTGCAGCCAAAAGGAAAGCCTTGAAAACCTATCCACCTCTGGTTAAGTGCAGCGtaacaaaa gtgaaaaatcatttggattaTCTCCTAAACGAAACCCATTTTACCATCGACGACATCAACTCGACTATGGCGGTGTTCCGCACCAAATTGGATGAGCTGAAACTACGAATGGGTGAACTGGCGGCTATCGGTCTCGTTCCGCGTAAATTGTACTCGATCTGTTTGGATAAGCGAAGCTACCTGGACATGGTGTGGAGATTCTGTGAGAGAAAAAATCGTCCGGCTGCGTTTGAATTGTATAAGTCAATTGAAAAGCGAGTGAAGAAATTACAAGATGACTGA
- the LOC119083662 gene encoding transcription termination factor, mitochondrial-like isoform X3 gives MVLLRTVNIFRNYFRTNVQRSVRYSLIAPESTAYLTNSGVSKYAIDGNPFLLDLKLDTLHCKMAILKQMRPRHIDDFVPLLKIEETILRDVARKAAEEYDMVPEQHRIYYFSKELQIVPSTVSKFCARYEKIFFTEFAGVEKKLKILLDYNVDGMQILQSLYVFECANNVLFSRLDQLSKVSYDYKPWYFKLTDAEFPIDVENGKAQATELSHKLRHSNLEKSAILTEINGMLSCDDEISTRIYYDFLHRFDQLPPAERIFQLLTNNGVGLQCIQSNPVVLTLPYAQIDDNIKLIKEMRPLSIDDFLPLVAIKTTKLRTFASEVNKREIELHPIYLFSKKLNITPAIVSKHFAEHSKLFYYRDFVGFVTKLDILVAYTVDPMSILRAPNTFGASAVTIENRLKRCKAHGIETVLSWMLCDRNRTEISVAKRVDEKTVLGECADTVDYIAKRLNWDAAAKRKALKTYPPLVKCSVTKVKNHLDYLLNETHFTIDDINSTMAVFRTKLDELKLRMGELAAIGLVPRKLYSICLDKRSYLDMVWRFCERKNRPAAFELYKSIEKRVKKLQDD, from the exons ATGGTGCTACTTCgaactgtaaatattttccgtaATTATTTTAGAACAAATGTCCAACGATCGGTGCGGTATTCGTTGATAGCGCCTGAATCAACTGCATATCTAACCAATAGTGGAGTGTCCAAGTATGCAATTGACGGCAATCCGTTCCTATTGGACTTGAAACTAG ATACACTGCACTGTAAAATGgcaattttgaaacaaatgcGGCCGAGGCACATAGACGACTTTGTGCCATTGCTGAAAATTGAAGAGACGATTTTGAGAGATGTTGCGAGAAAAGCTGCCGAGGAGTATGACATGGTGCCAGAGCAacatcggatctattacttcagcAAAGAATTGCAG ATTGTGCCATCAACGGTCTCAAAGTTCTGTGCCAGAtacgaaaagatttttttcaccGAATTCGCTGGCGttgaaaaaaaactgaaaattttgctGGACTACAATGTTGATGGGATGCAGATCCTGCAGTCATTGTACGTTTTTGAATGTGCCAACAATGTATTGTTTTCCCGGTTGGATCAACTGTCGAAAGTGTCGTACGACTACAAACCGTGGTACTTCAAATTGACTGACGCTGAATTTC CCATAGATGTCGAAAACGGGAAAGCTCAAGCAACGGAATTATCGCATAAATTGAGACATAGCAATCTGGAAAAATCGGCCATTCTGACCGAAATAAACGGAATGTTGTCCTGCGACGACGAAATATCGACACGGATCTATTACGATTTTCTTCACCGCTTCGATCAACTGCCGCCAGCGGAACGCATTTTCCAACTTCTCACCAACAATGGAGTCGGACTGCAGTGCATACAAAGCAATCCAGTCGTGTTAACATTGCCGTACG CTCAGATCGACGACAACATCAAATTGATCAAAGAAATGCGACCGCTTTCCATTGACGACTTTCTGCCTCTGGTGGCGATTAAAACGACGAAACTGCGGACCTTTGCCAGTGAAGTGAACAAAAGAGAAATCGAGTTGCATCCCATCTATTTGTTCAGCAAGAAGTTGAAC ATTACGCCTGCTATCGTCTCCAAGCACTTTGCCGAACACTCGAAACTCTTCTACTACCGAGACTTTGTCGGATTCGTAACGAAACTGGATATACTGGTAGCTTACACCGTTGATCCGATGAGCATCTTACGAGCGCCAAACACATTTGGTGCGTCGGCCGTCACAATAGAAAATAGATTGAAGCGATGTAAGGCGCATGGAATCGAAACTGTATTGTCCTGGATGCTTTGCGATAGGAACAGAAcggaaat ATCCGTTGCGAAAAGAGTCGACGAGAAGACGGTACTCGGTGAATGTGCTGATACCGTTGATTACATTGCCAAACGGTTGAACTGGGACGCTGCAGCCAAAAGGAAAGCCTTGAAAACCTATCCACCTCTGGTTAAGTGCAGCGtaacaaaa gtgaaaaatcatttggattaTCTCCTAAACGAAACCCATTTTACCATCGACGACATCAACTCGACTATGGCGGTGTTCCGCACCAAATTGGATGAGCTGAAACTACGAATGGGTGAACTGGCGGCTATCGGTCTCGTTCCGCGTAAATTGTACTCGATCTGTTTGGATAAGCGAAGCTACCTGGACATGGTGTGGAGATTCTGTGAGAGAAAAAATCGTCCGGCTGCGTTTGAATTGTATAAGTCAATTGAAAAGCGAGTGAAGAAATTACAAGATGACTGA
- the LOC119083662 gene encoding transcription termination factor, mitochondrial-like isoform X4, with protein sequence MAILKQMRPRHIDDFVPLLKIEETILRDVARKAAEEYDMVPEQHRIYYFSKELQIVPSTVSKFCARYEKIFFTEFAGVEKKLKILLDYNVDGMQILQSLYVFECANNVLFSRLDQLSKVSYDYKPWYFKLTDAEFRKAIDVENGKAQATELSHKLRHSNLEKSAILTEINGMLSCDDEISTRIYYDFLHRFDQLPPAERIFQLLTNNGVGLQCIQSNPVVLTLPYAQIDDNIKLIKEMRPLSIDDFLPLVAIKTTKLRTFASEVNKREIELHPIYLFSKKLNITPAIVSKHFAEHSKLFYYRDFVGFVTKLDILVAYTVDPMSILRAPNTFGASAVTIENRLKRCKAHGIETVLSWMLCDRNRTEISVAKRVDEKTVLGECADTVDYIAKRLNWDAAAKRKALKTYPPLVKCSVTKVKNHLDYLLNETHFTIDDINSTMAVFRTKLDELKLRMGELAAIGLVPRKLYSICLDKRSYLDMVWRFCERKNRPAAFELYKSIEKRVKKLQDD encoded by the exons ATGgcaattttgaaacaaatgcGGCCGAGGCACATAGACGACTTTGTGCCATTGCTGAAAATTGAAGAGACGATTTTGAGAGATGTTGCGAGAAAAGCTGCCGAGGAGTATGACATGGTGCCAGAGCAacatcggatctattacttcagcAAAGAATTGCAG ATTGTGCCATCAACGGTCTCAAAGTTCTGTGCCAGAtacgaaaagatttttttcaccGAATTCGCTGGCGttgaaaaaaaactgaaaattttgctGGACTACAATGTTGATGGGATGCAGATCCTGCAGTCATTGTACGTTTTTGAATGTGCCAACAATGTATTGTTTTCCCGGTTGGATCAACTGTCGAAAGTGTCGTACGACTACAAACCGTGGTACTTCAAATTGACTGACGCTGAATTTCGCAA AGCCATAGATGTCGAAAACGGGAAAGCTCAAGCAACGGAATTATCGCATAAATTGAGACATAGCAATCTGGAAAAATCGGCCATTCTGACCGAAATAAACGGAATGTTGTCCTGCGACGACGAAATATCGACACGGATCTATTACGATTTTCTTCACCGCTTCGATCAACTGCCGCCAGCGGAACGCATTTTCCAACTTCTCACCAACAATGGAGTCGGACTGCAGTGCATACAAAGCAATCCAGTCGTGTTAACATTGCCGTACG CTCAGATCGACGACAACATCAAATTGATCAAAGAAATGCGACCGCTTTCCATTGACGACTTTCTGCCTCTGGTGGCGATTAAAACGACGAAACTGCGGACCTTTGCCAGTGAAGTGAACAAAAGAGAAATCGAGTTGCATCCCATCTATTTGTTCAGCAAGAAGTTGAAC ATTACGCCTGCTATCGTCTCCAAGCACTTTGCCGAACACTCGAAACTCTTCTACTACCGAGACTTTGTCGGATTCGTAACGAAACTGGATATACTGGTAGCTTACACCGTTGATCCGATGAGCATCTTACGAGCGCCAAACACATTTGGTGCGTCGGCCGTCACAATAGAAAATAGATTGAAGCGATGTAAGGCGCATGGAATCGAAACTGTATTGTCCTGGATGCTTTGCGATAGGAACAGAAcggaaat ATCCGTTGCGAAAAGAGTCGACGAGAAGACGGTACTCGGTGAATGTGCTGATACCGTTGATTACATTGCCAAACGGTTGAACTGGGACGCTGCAGCCAAAAGGAAAGCCTTGAAAACCTATCCACCTCTGGTTAAGTGCAGCGtaacaaaa gtgaaaaatcatttggattaTCTCCTAAACGAAACCCATTTTACCATCGACGACATCAACTCGACTATGGCGGTGTTCCGCACCAAATTGGATGAGCTGAAACTACGAATGGGTGAACTGGCGGCTATCGGTCTCGTTCCGCGTAAATTGTACTCGATCTGTTTGGATAAGCGAAGCTACCTGGACATGGTGTGGAGATTCTGTGAGAGAAAAAATCGTCCGGCTGCGTTTGAATTGTATAAGTCAATTGAAAAGCGAGTGAAGAAATTACAAGATGACTGA
- the LOC119083723 gene encoding protein D3-like, which yields MKVLIAISLLALVNVAPSMCSVSAKFKEFEIIPDILNVAPSKLIEITYPSGASVNLGNELTPTEVKDKPTLKWDHDEDSFYTVILSDPDAPSRANPTIREVRHWYVVNIPGTDVVKGETLFDYIGSGPPKDTGLHRYVFVVYKQPGKLEFDEPRVSNRSRTQRWNSSTLTFAEKYGLGDPIAGNFYQAQYDDYVPILHAQLSSGNRD from the exons ATGAAGGTTTTGATTGCAATTTCGCTGTTGGCTTTGGTGAATGTTGCACCTTCAATGTGTTCTGTGTCGGCAAAATTTAAAGAGTTCGAGATCATCCCGGACATCCTTAATGTCGCACCATCGAAACTTATTGAG ATCACATATCCCAGTGGAGCATCTGTAAATCTAGGCAACGAATTAACACCAACTGAAGTCAAAGACAAGCCAACACTAAAATGGGACCATGACGAAGACTCATTTTACACTGTGATTTTGAGCGATCCAGATGCACCGAGTCGAGCAAATCCAACCATCAGAGAAGTGCGTCACTGGTATGTTGTTAACATACCTGGAACTGACGTTGTCAAAGGAGAAACATTATTCGATTATATTGGTTCGGGTCCACCTAAGGATACTGGCTTGCACAGATATGTGTTCGTTGTTTACAAACAACCGGGAAAATTGGAATTCGATGAACCAAGAGTATCAAATAG GAGTCGCACACAACGATGGAATTCGTCTACGTTGACATTTGCTGAAAAATATGGTCTCGGCGACCCAATAGCTGGAAATTTTTACCAGGCTCAGTACGATGATTACGTACCAATTTTGCATGCTCAACTCTCGTCCGGCAATCGGgattga
- the LOC119083662 gene encoding transcription termination factor, mitochondrial-like isoform X2, which produces MVLLRTVNIFRNYFRTNVQRSVRYSLIAPESTAYLTNSGVSKYAIDGNPFLLDLKLDTLHCKMAILKQMRPRHIDDFVPLLKIEETILRDVARKAAEEYDMVPEQHRIYYFSKELQIVPSTVSKFCARYEKIFFTEFAGVEKKLKILLDYNVDGMQILQSLYVFECANNVLFSRLDQLSKVSYDYKPWYFKLTDAEFRKYGVENGKAQATELSHKLRHSNLEKSAILTEINGMLSCDDEISTRIYYDFLHRFDQLPPAERIFQLLTNNGVGLQCIQSNPVVLTLPYAQIDDNIKLIKEMRPLSIDDFLPLVAIKTTKLRTFASEVNKREIELHPIYLFSKKLNITPAIVSKHFAEHSKLFYYRDFVGFVTKLDILVAYTVDPMSILRAPNTFGASAVTIENRLKRCKAHGIETVLSWMLCDRNRTEISVAKRVDEKTVLGECADTVDYIAKRLNWDAAAKRKALKTYPPLVKCSVTKVKNHLDYLLNETHFTIDDINSTMAVFRTKLDELKLRMGELAAIGLVPRKLYSICLDKRSYLDMVWRFCERKNRPAAFELYKSIEKRVKKLQDD; this is translated from the exons ATGGTGCTACTTCgaactgtaaatattttccgtaATTATTTTAGAACAAATGTCCAACGATCGGTGCGGTATTCGTTGATAGCGCCTGAATCAACTGCATATCTAACCAATAGTGGAGTGTCCAAGTATGCAATTGACGGCAATCCGTTCCTATTGGACTTGAAACTAG ATACACTGCACTGTAAAATGgcaattttgaaacaaatgcGGCCGAGGCACATAGACGACTTTGTGCCATTGCTGAAAATTGAAGAGACGATTTTGAGAGATGTTGCGAGAAAAGCTGCCGAGGAGTATGACATGGTGCCAGAGCAacatcggatctattacttcagcAAAGAATTGCAG ATTGTGCCATCAACGGTCTCAAAGTTCTGTGCCAGAtacgaaaagatttttttcaccGAATTCGCTGGCGttgaaaaaaaactgaaaattttgctGGACTACAATGTTGATGGGATGCAGATCCTGCAGTCATTGTACGTTTTTGAATGTGCCAACAATGTATTGTTTTCCCGGTTGGATCAACTGTCGAAAGTGTCGTACGACTACAAACCGTGGTACTTCAAATTGACTGACGCTGAATTTCGCAAGTATGGC GTCGAAAACGGGAAAGCTCAAGCAACGGAATTATCGCATAAATTGAGACATAGCAATCTGGAAAAATCGGCCATTCTGACCGAAATAAACGGAATGTTGTCCTGCGACGACGAAATATCGACACGGATCTATTACGATTTTCTTCACCGCTTCGATCAACTGCCGCCAGCGGAACGCATTTTCCAACTTCTCACCAACAATGGAGTCGGACTGCAGTGCATACAAAGCAATCCAGTCGTGTTAACATTGCCGTACG CTCAGATCGACGACAACATCAAATTGATCAAAGAAATGCGACCGCTTTCCATTGACGACTTTCTGCCTCTGGTGGCGATTAAAACGACGAAACTGCGGACCTTTGCCAGTGAAGTGAACAAAAGAGAAATCGAGTTGCATCCCATCTATTTGTTCAGCAAGAAGTTGAAC ATTACGCCTGCTATCGTCTCCAAGCACTTTGCCGAACACTCGAAACTCTTCTACTACCGAGACTTTGTCGGATTCGTAACGAAACTGGATATACTGGTAGCTTACACCGTTGATCCGATGAGCATCTTACGAGCGCCAAACACATTTGGTGCGTCGGCCGTCACAATAGAAAATAGATTGAAGCGATGTAAGGCGCATGGAATCGAAACTGTATTGTCCTGGATGCTTTGCGATAGGAACAGAAcggaaat ATCCGTTGCGAAAAGAGTCGACGAGAAGACGGTACTCGGTGAATGTGCTGATACCGTTGATTACATTGCCAAACGGTTGAACTGGGACGCTGCAGCCAAAAGGAAAGCCTTGAAAACCTATCCACCTCTGGTTAAGTGCAGCGtaacaaaa gtgaaaaatcatttggattaTCTCCTAAACGAAACCCATTTTACCATCGACGACATCAACTCGACTATGGCGGTGTTCCGCACCAAATTGGATGAGCTGAAACTACGAATGGGTGAACTGGCGGCTATCGGTCTCGTTCCGCGTAAATTGTACTCGATCTGTTTGGATAAGCGAAGCTACCTGGACATGGTGTGGAGATTCTGTGAGAGAAAAAATCGTCCGGCTGCGTTTGAATTGTATAAGTCAATTGAAAAGCGAGTGAAGAAATTACAAGATGACTGA